The following coding sequences lie in one Arachis ipaensis cultivar K30076 chromosome B05, Araip1.1, whole genome shotgun sequence genomic window:
- the LOC107642006 gene encoding deSI-like protein At4g17486: MGMKSNSITTSQSCNNLKDKEKNSTTKTRVILHVYDLTPLNSYFYWFGFGIYHSGIEVHGKEYGFGAHDFPASGVFEVEPRKCPGFVYRCSVNLGHANMHPSEFRIFIENMASDYHGDTYHLISKNCNHFTDDISCRLTGKRIPGWVNRLAKLGSICRCLLPETLQASTVKQLPEYHSEDEVADSLPTDTPNISTNNSDDGQERRLLSPKAGTDDVSFIKESPSKK; this comes from the exons ATGGGGATGAAGAGCAACTCAATCACAACATCCCAATCTTGTAATAATCTCAAAGACAAAGAAAAAAACAGCACCACCAAGACGCGCGTTATATTGCATGTATATGATCTGACCCCTCTCAATAGTTACTTTTATTGGTTTGGATTTGGAATATATCATTCTGGCATTGAAG TTCATGGCAAGGAGTATGGATTCGGAGCACACGACTTCCCAGCCAGTGGAGTTTTTGAAGTAGAGCCAAGAAAATGTCCTGGATTTGTATATAGATGTTCTGTCAATTTGGGCCATGCAAATATGCATCCTTCTGAGTTTCGGATATTTATTGAGAATATGGCTAGTGATTATCATGGGGATACTTACCACCTTATATCTAAGAACTGCAATCACTTTACTGACGATATCTCGTGTAGATTGACCGGAAAGCGCATCCCAGGTTGGGTGAATCGACTTGCCAAACTAG GTTCTATATGCAGATGTCTACTTCCAGAAACTCTCCAGGCATCAACCGTTAAACAACTACCTGAATACCATTCAG AAGATGAGGTTGCGGATTCCCTTCCAACTGACACACCAAATATATCAACTAATAATTCAGATGATGGGCAAGAAAGGCGCCTTCTATCACCTAAGGCTGGAACAGATGACGTTTCGTTTATTAAAGAATCTCCCTCAAAAAAATGA